A DNA window from Hydractinia symbiolongicarpus strain clone_291-10 chromosome 6, HSymV2.1, whole genome shotgun sequence contains the following coding sequences:
- the LOC130647593 gene encoding uncharacterized protein LOC130647593, with translation MSLMKRRRTIIFYFVTVCVLWSSLNAHITRLPCHHHANFSIKLLNSYFNGSIGKSIDSISLLDCYKHCVGASSCKFVNYHASRKHCELVFSQSGGDINAADGWMFSSTDFSQNQNKGPLCRSTEPCTATEKCEDTCTGQGYKCIQLVNVNLLTATNASNIHEWYDDAPSFAVDMTTGQSLEQSCAAFMNATDQWFLLDLGKNVSIESIILRNPDQDGVEERFTDLNLYIGNNGDNLELNSLCISVQNHTTNLYGEYTCWYGSVLSGRYISAKISGAKNFNFCNIEVFIAK, from the exons ATGTCTTTAAtgaaaagaagaagaacaaTCAT ATTTTATTTCGTCACCGTGTGCGTATTGTGGTCCTCACTGAACGCACACATCACGCGACTGCCATGTCACCATCATGCCAACTTTTCGATCAAACTACTAAATTCATATTTCAATGGCAGTATTGGAAAATCCATCGATTCCATATCATTATTAGACTGCTACAAACACTGCGTGGGTGCAAGCTCATGTAAGTTTGTGAACTACCACGCGAGTCGAAAGCATTGTGAATTGGTGTTTTCGCAATCAGGAGGTGATATTAACGCTGCAGATGGATGGATGTTCAGCTCAACAGATTTTTCTCAGAACCAAAAT AAAGGTCCTCTGTGCAGAAGTACAGAACCTTGCACGGCAACAGAAAAATGCGAAGATACTTGTACCGGTCAAGGATATAAGTGCA tCCAGCTGGTAAACGTGAATCTTCTCACAGCCACGAATGCCTCTAACATTCACGAATGGTACGATGACGCCCCCTCTTTTGCGGTTGACATGACGACAGGACAATCACTGGAGCAGTCATGTGCGGCATTTATGAATGCCACGGATCAATGGTTTTTGCTTGATTTGGGGAAAAACGTTTCAATAGAATCTATCATACTACGCAATCCTGATCAAGATGGGGTTGAAGAAAGATTTACCGATCTTAATCTCTATATAGGAAATAATGGCGATAATCTTGAGCTGAACTCCCTCTGTATATCTGTCCAAAATCACACTACAAATTTATACGGAGAATACACTTGCTGGTATGGCTCTGTTCTGAGTGGAAGATATATTTCTGCGAAAATTAGTGGAgcaaagaattttaatttttgtaacatTGAAGTGTTTATAGCGAAGTAA